The following DNA comes from Cellulomonas soli.
CGAGGAGCTGCGGCCCGCGGTGTGCGACGCGATCCTGGACCGGCAGGACTCGGTCGCGGTCCTGCCCGGTCTGTGCGAGAGCCTGCAGCTGGTGATCCCGGTCGACGACTCCGGCCGCCGGTTCCGGTACCACCACCTGCTGCGCGACGCGCTGCTGAGCGAGCTGACCCGCGAGTCCCCGGCCGAGCTGGACGACCTGCACCGCCGGGCCGCGCGCTGGTTCGCCGAGGCCGGCGACCTCGACCAGGCCGTACGGCACGCCCGGGCGGCACGCGATCACCGGCTGCTGGCCGACGTCCTGTGGCCCGCGCTGCCCGACTGCCTGACGAGCGGCTCCCTCGACCGGCTCGCCGGATGGCTGCGCGGCATCTCCGACCACGACCTGCAGCAGGAGCCCCGGCTGACGGCGGCGGCGGCCTGGCTGGCGCTGCAGCAGGGCGACGCCGAGCGGATGGACCGCTGGATCCTGCACGCCGAGCGCCTGGCCGGCATCCACTGGCGGGACCTCGCGCGCACCGACGAGGTCACCGCGGCGCTCGCGTGCGCCGAGGCCGTCGTCGGCCGGGGCGGGCTCGCCGACAGCATCGCGCTGAGCGAGGCGGCGCTGGCCGGGCTGCCCCCGGACTCGGGCTTCCGCAGCGCGGCCGCGTTCGTGCGCGGCGTCTGCCTGACGTTGCAGCGCGACCTCCCGGCCGGGCTGGAAGGTCTGCGCACGGCCGAAGGGCTCGCGCGGGCGCTGGGTCAGCCGCTGCTCGTCGCCGACTCGCTGTCGTGGCAGGGACTGCTCGCCCTCGCGTCCGGTGACCAGCGACGCGGCACCGAGCTCGTGCTCGAGGCGAGAAGCCTCATCGGCGACCACCACCTCGAACGGCTCGCGACGTCGGCGCACTGCGTCACGGCGCTGGCGCTCGTCCTGGCCCTGAACCACGACCCGAGCGCCGCACGTGTCCTGGGCACGGCCCGTCGCCTGACGGCGGGGACGGACGGGATCGCACCCTGGTTCGCGGTGTGCGGGCGGCTCGTCCAGGCCCGGGCGGCGGTGGCCCTCGCCGACGGCTCCCTGGCCCGGCGGCTGATCGGCGAGGCCAAGGTGCACCTGACCGCCGACCTGCGGGACACGCTCGTGAGCGACTTCCTGGCCGAGGCGCAGCAGGCGCTCACGATGCTCTCGGTCGACGGCGTCTCGGCCGCCACCCTCTCGCCCGCGGAGATCCGTGTGCTGCAGTTCCTGCCCAGCCACCTGACGATCCCGCAGATCGGTGAGCACCTGTGCCTCTCGCCGCACACGGTGAAGTCGCACACGCTGGCGATCTACCGCAAGCTCGGGGTCTCCTCGCGCGACGAGGCCGTCGAACGCGCCCAGCGACTCGGTCTGGTCGAGGGGCCGCCGCGAGACTGATCGGCCCGATCCACCGGATCGGGTGATGCGGGCGCCCGCGC
Coding sequences within:
- a CDS encoding helix-turn-helix transcriptional regulator, with translation MNLSQGAEPPPALPAPPALPGPTGQGTAWVARTRLLARLSAAARTPVVLVSAPAGSGKSTLLHQWSHLDGRACVTVSATSWLDDPARLARALVDAFERIGPPGSDPRAGVTAQEPGWATVVLPGLARLAVTRLCDFVLVVDDVHLLQAAACHEALAAVADAVPEGSQVVLATREEAPRYLARARAAGRLLEIEPDDLAFDLEEAAALFAGLAVTLSDEELAETVERAEGWAVGLYLHALSMRGHGTGGPRDGGPSRRGRDGFVFDYIGTQVLDGLDPRTRHFLTRTAPLEELRPAVCDAILDRQDSVAVLPGLCESLQLVIPVDDSGRRFRYHHLLRDALLSELTRESPAELDDLHRRAARWFAEAGDLDQAVRHARAARDHRLLADVLWPALPDCLTSGSLDRLAGWLRGISDHDLQQEPRLTAAAAWLALQQGDAERMDRWILHAERLAGIHWRDLARTDEVTAALACAEAVVGRGGLADSIALSEAALAGLPPDSGFRSAAAFVRGVCLTLQRDLPAGLEGLRTAEGLARALGQPLLVADSLSWQGLLALASGDQRRGTELVLEARSLIGDHHLERLATSAHCVTALALVLALNHDPSAARVLGTARRLTAGTDGIAPWFAVCGRLVQARAAVALADGSLARRLIGEAKVHLTADLRDTLVSDFLAEAQQALTMLSVDGVSAATLSPAEIRVLQFLPSHLTIPQIGEHLCLSPHTVKSHTLAIYRKLGVSSRDEAVERAQRLGLVEGPPRD